Part of the Chelmon rostratus isolate fCheRos1 chromosome 10, fCheRos1.pri, whole genome shotgun sequence genome is shown below.
AATTCAGCTCCTGAAATGACAGAGAGgtgcaaaacaaaacttgatTGGCTTCAGAAATCGATCTCAGTGATCCGAGTGGAGCCTCAACTCTGGGTATTTTATCTGTAgatttgtctcatttttatcaaaaaaaaaaaagaaacaaacaaaacacgatCTTCGTACAAACTTCAGTTTCTCATTGATTTGTCACTAATACATTTTCAGATGCGTTATTTAGAGCAGATTCTCTGCTGGGCCTGCTGGGGGCGCTAGAGGGAGTGTTATGGGGTCAGCAAAAGTTCTGCTGTTCTTCTCAAACTGGATCATTTCTCTAATGCTGATCAGTTCTGCTGCTCCTCATTCCTCCCGTAGGAATCCTCTTATAATTCATGCTGCAGTTCCGATGCAACCTCACCAATGAGTCACATCAGCTCAAGCTGGAATCAAGCCTGCAGTGCACAGTGACCACGTACTGTAAGGAGATAGCAATCATCAACACATGAGAGCCTCTGTCCTTATTCAGGGTGTCCATCTGTCTTTCAGCAAATCCTGACACATGATGACAAAACGTCACCTTCCATCTAATTATCTGTATAGTTCCCAAAAGGCACAGTGGTGACTGACTGGCAGAGACGTTTGGAATTTCACTTTCATCTTCAGGGAGCTCGAGCGCAGGTGAGCAACTGCAAACGCTGTGCTGATCAGAAGGACAACGTAATCCCACCGCAGCCTGTTGCTGCCATTCCTGCAGTGCCACAGCGTTCAAATTAGAAGCCACTAAAAGCCACTGAAAGGGAAAAGCCATCTCcatcatgtttttgatgttttggtAAAATGTATTCTATAACAGAATTCTGCTTATTCTACATGAGCTGTTACAaccattcaaataaatgaatcattcattttctttggtgtttctgtcacacacagatatgcatCGATGATGAGCATGAACATGTATGTTGATGTTGTCCAAAGTCTCTTAATCATGTGATAATAGTTTGCACTGGGGCCCGTCGTAACTTCCTTCCAGCCGCTGATGTCGACCCTGTGACAGTGCAGCAACTTGACACTGAGTGGCGGTCATGTGTAAAACCTTCCGTGGTAAATTGTGACTGAACTTTTTCTGTGCTTGGTTTCCTCCTGCTTGGCCCGAGCTGTGGTTTTACTCCACAACAGGCACGAATTAGGCCTCACCTCTCGCACACAATGGTGAACTGTGACACGATTACCTTGGTGGGTCAGATTTGATTAGATAAAGCTAGAATTTAGTCATCCTCCGGCTTCAGTTGTTTTGGGGCTTATGAAAAGCTGCCATTGTtgaaatgattatgaaaaaaaaaactcaaaaggTGTATTCACAGCTTCTCCCCAGGCTGTTAAGACTCGGCGGGTTTGTTTACTTAAGGAACTCTCCATCTGAATACTGCCTCAGGTGATTATTATGCATGCACTTAGAGCAACCTCCCTCATTGGGACACACCCTTTTCTTCAGAATTGATATGCCATGAAGGCACCTTGTCCAAAAAAAGCCAAACCCTTGCTGTTGAGACCAGGAGTCAAACAAGGTGCCTCGGTTGGAGCGGACAGAAGCGATCCAGCTCTGAGTGCTGGGCAGGAGACACAAACCACCATCAGCACATCCTCACCTGAGGGCAAACGAACTGCTGGACCTTGACGTTAGTCCACACTTTTACTGCAGCAGGGGAACGGTTGAGGGGAAGAGCCTCAGCATTGGAAAACCTGCTGAATCCACTTTGTCAAACACTGACAAGGTAAGAGTCCAACTCACCATAAGTTTCCAAACACTcctactactgctactacacTAACACTGCCACCGGAAAGCACTCAGGTTCTTTACTTGGGTAAAAGTAGTGCTACTTTGAGGAAGAGTAAGatgctttttctgtttgtttgatcaAAGCGTGGAGCTTTTCACCTGCAGAACTTACAGTGGATCACTTGAAGTAGTGAATGAGTGTGGTGTTTGTCTTTGAGTTTTATGGTAATTTTATTGCATCCTTGTGTGCTAGCAGTTTGCAtcttgtgctgttttgtatAGATTTTAATTCTAGGGGTATTGTCCATGCTGGCTAACTGTCACGTTGTCTTGACTTGCTGAAATAAGATATTTTGTAGCttagaatgaaaacacaatgcttGAGAAATGAACTTTTTGCTGTGACTGTCCACCTCTGTCTTTTGCAAATACTCCCGCTACTACGTGTGCTACTGTTGGTGCTACTGCTAGGACTGTAAAATGATCTCTGCTCCCGTATTTCCTTCACAGTTATTATGACTATAGCTGACTACACAGCCAGCAATGCTACTACAACTAACAGCTCCAGTGCCAGTTGCCCTCAAACTGCTCCAACTGATTATTATCATGGTAATGAGTTAGCTTTCTTTCTAATTATATCTAAAATAGACTTTTATTCcaattggttgtttttttcccagttaTTTTCTAACAAAGCACATATAATTGGATAAATGGCAGGTTTGTAGTGCCACTTTGTAAGAGCACAGTAACAAAAATGGCTGAGCTGCTTTAATAATCCATGTTTTGCATAAACAGTGTGCACAGCTACGATACGGTGACAGCACCTGTCTTTtatcattttcctttttacctgtaaaaaaacagacatttttgcAGACGCAGAACGGCTCATGAAGGTGTGTTTTGTCCAAAGAACAGTGGAATACAGGAAGCGATGAATCACCACAGCTTTTCACATCAAAGAAATGCCCCTCATATCAGTTTTGGCGGCTGTAGCGAGGCGTGAAACGTGTCGCCTGCACCGAGGAGAAGCCTACAGAATAACAGACTGGCTTCCACGAGCGTGCCGCTTTCATTTAGgcagcagagaacacacacagaaaggatAATCCAGAAGAGCCAGTTTTTACTGCCACTAAACATTTAACCGGCTGACACCTGGAGGCGAGGAAATCGTCGTAGAGACATGGACAACGTGTCCTGACACCTTGTTCTCATAGCCAGAGGAACGCTTTCTTCTAGAACTGCtcctttattttgacatttgttAAACAATTAATCATAACTCTGAAGATGATCCACCTTTGTGGAAAATAAATTTGATGGCAATAGGCCATAAATAACAGCTACTGATGTCTTTCTTGCCTCCTCTCATAAATCATTTTATCAGCGGCCACTCACTGACGGCTCTGTTCTGTCACAGCTCTTGAGAGCCGCCTTGTTTCTTATCGCGCCACCTCGCACCATGTGCCATTGTTTTGGAAGTGTTTTAGAATGAGGGCCCATTTGTGCTCCACGCTCATTGTTTGCTGAAAAGGTAGCCGGTGAATGATATTCAGCATCATGTGTTCAGAGTCTGATAGAGTGCGGAACTGGTTTTAGTAAAGACTGGGGATTTTTCATCACATTCGCTCACTTCTGCACATGCACTTCTACTTTAATCATGTTGAGCTGAAACAGGTGTATAATtttgtcaaatgaaaaaaactggCCTGAAGCACCACTCCCAGCCTGGTGAGCTGTTCTCTTACTCATACCCTGATGAATACACTGCAGCTACTTATCCTTTATCCACATATTATATGAGTCCCACCCTGTATGCTGTATCCTATCAAGCTTTCTCTTGCAATTACCTTGTAATCCATCTCGATGACCTGCTGCacttgacatttttaaaaggcaCCGGCCGTTACAGTGTGACAGTAGCCAAACACCTCTTTCACCGTGATCACGTGCATTTTGGAAGTACAGTAAAACTGACAagcacattcagttttatttatatttggaGTCTCAATCCAGGCTTTGATCCTCctttctttatttgtattttctatcTAAAAGGTGGAGCTGATTGCTTTCTGCTATTGTTGTTGCAAATTAAGGAAGATAAGGTCGGAATTTAACACAGGCTGACCCTGTTTGAGCTGAATATTTCCAATCATACAGATTTGTGAGAGAATTCTTCGAGTTTCTGATAAAAATTGAAATTTCAGTTAAATTAAAGCACGTTGAAAGGCAAACAGTGGCCTCAGTGGAGTTAACTTGTCATGAAGGCTCCAGCTGGCAAAGCTGGAATGACGGATTCCTTATTTCAAAGTAAGTCCCAGCAGAGTAAATAGCACACAACAAATGTCAAGTTTACTTTTGGATTGCTGCTGTTTAAATATTGGGCATTTGGGTATGGTTTCAGCAGAGCATCAATGCAAGTCTGTCTCACAAGGCGATGCCGCtgttcaaaatgtcacacaggGTGTGAATCTGTCACCGATGACAACGTTTTATGGACAGTGTGCTTTCTTCTTCCAGCGTTAAACAAACCTGAGCATGGGGAGTCCAGGCTGCACTGCTCCCTCGCCCCTGCACATCAGTCACCCCCACCACAGCGACACCAGGACGGCCTGGCTGGACGAGGCGGAGGACATCAAACCCACAGCCCACAGCTTGTTGGGGCTGCCCGAGTTCAGCTGGCCAGGGGTCTACCTCCCCTGCTGCGACAGGCTGGCTATAGAGGAGAACCCCTGGGTGCTGAGGATGACGGAGGCCCCAGCTCCCGCAGCCGCTCTTCCCTCCAGGACTCCGGAGCCGAGCCAGGCCAAGCCCAGCCTAGCCCAGGATCCCCCCTCCGGGGTGGAGGGTCAGGTGGAGGAGCGCTGTCTGGAGCAGGTCCAGACCATGGTGGTGGGAGAGGTGTTGAAGGACGTCGACACGGCTTGCAAGCTGCTCAACATTGCATCAGGTAGGACAGGACACAAGTGGTTAAAGTCGTGCTGTTATTGGACAGACATTAGAATAAAACAAACCCACTAGTGTAGgcagaagctgcagcatcataAACCTTCAGAAGCCgtcatctgtttgtttgctctcaCATCAACATCCACACTGATAGCTGGTGAACATCTGAGGCCCTGCCCAGCCTGTGCAAACGTTTCTGTTGACAGAAGATTGACATCTCTTCTTACGAATATTTATCCAGAGCCTTAAAATCATACGCTGGTAGAACgatgatttgttttcattacagcCTGTTTCCTGCCTAATGCAGAAAGTAGGAGACACATATAGCAGCTCTTGATACATGCTGCTTTAGAGTCATCATTTAAAAGAGCTTGAGAGTGTAAGTGGTGTTAACATTGTGCATTGGGCTTTGCAAGAGAGACTTTCCGTTTTTTTTATAAggtcagaataaaagcagaagaGACTCTACCTGCCTGCCATATACAGACAAATTTCAAACTTCGTATATAGGCTATGCAATacaggctttctgttaaaaaaaaaaatggattgtCAAAGCCTAAAATGAGTAGAGGAATTTAGAAACGGTGTCGACAGGCTGAATCAACCCTGTGTGATGAGTACAATCAGTCATGTGGTCTTTTAAACATAACTTTCAGCAGCACTTCTaggctctgtttttgtgttctggTTGGGTTAATACGTCTGTGCAGGTCACAAAAGTCACATCTCCTTCAATCACATTAACCTTGCTCGTCTTATTAAATTCATTACCACcaaactttcttcttttttttggaaCGTCTTTACTAGCTGCAGCAgtcattttgaaatgatttcCTGGTAAATCTGGACTTCTTTCAAGCTCCGTTGTCCCGTTTGTAAAATTTTAGTCCCAAAATCAAGATGAGATAATCCAAAAGACTTCATCCCAAGCCAGTGAAGAAATTAAATGACTGTGTTCACAGAACGAGCAGCACTCCTCATGACGAGTAAACTGACCTTTATGAGTAAAGCTGGTGCAGTGCCCGGTATGCACCCACAATATGACAATGTGGGATGTGGTAAACTGACTTAGAGAGATAGTGGGCGGCAATATGCATCATTATCAATTATCATCAACAATGTAAAATTCAGTGCAAAATAACGGcttcatcaaaacaaatgtcCATTAGTGACCTACTGAACTGTCAAGGTCtgcatgtttgcatatttttagCTTCAGACAATCAAAGCTGAACATGTGGGGAGCTGCCTGGAGGAAAATACCTCATCTCTCTGTGGTTTCCTCTTTAGACCCTTTGGACTGGAGCTGTGTCCACGTCCAGAAGTGGCTGCTCTGGACCGAGCACCTGTACAGGCTGCCACAGGTCAGCACCATGTTCCAGGAGCTGACCGGCAGAGATCTGTGCTCCATGACAGAAGCGGACTTCAGACAACGCTCCTCGCAGTTTGGGGACATGCTGTATGCTCACCTGGACATCTGGAGATCTGGTGAGGACAACAGGAACACTGGGAAATGAGCCTGCATCAACTCTGCTGTTTGCAAATTAGGAAAGGCTGATAGTAAAGCAAATGCTGCATGACCGAGAGCAAATTCAAGCCTTTTCTGTGCGGTGAACTGCTACATgacttcttttctgtctgtttcctcagCTGCAGCAATGAAAGAGCGCTGCCCACCAGAAGACAGCAAATCTGGTAAGTTTGTACATGTAACTAGATTTCTTTACAATTAAAATTGTTAGTATGGCTGCAATGAATTCAGTGATAAAACaaggtgaagtgaaaaaaaaacatctggttTCTGAAAATCTCTCCTACAtcagcagctgatgaagactCCTGGTCGGATGTGATGTGCAACTACCCCAGCCAGCCCATCCACCTGTGGCAGTTCCTCCGAGAGCTGCTCCTCAAGCCTCATAACTACAGCCGCTGCATCCGCTGGcttaacaaagaaaaaggtgaggcgagagagagacactgacacTTTATACAGACactttatatactgtagcttTTCCATGGAGTTAGGCCTTTCTCATTGAACACATGTAAAGATGTCACAACAGGAGAAGGTGGAGctaataaaatgaaagaaggCTGAATTCCATGTAAAATGTTAAACCATTAGCAGTTAGCTGAAGGATAAGGGCTTATTTTatggtttcttttttctacttttttgcCTCTTTATCTTAACTTGGTCACACCTTTACTTTAAGTCCCCCTCTTCagcatttataagcagtatACTAACGTTTTAACACAGGTTTATAACACACTGTAATATAGTTGTACGCAGCTATCCAGACATTTGCATGGGTTTAGTAATGAACATATTTCTCGtatttgctaacatgctaaacaaacaCGACAAGCATTATATCTGCATAGTAGATCAGCGTTCGCACTGTCGTTG
Proteins encoded:
- the LOC121613167 gene encoding SAM pointed domain-containing Ets transcription factor-like isoform X1, producing MGSPGCTAPSPLHISHPHHSDTRTAWLDEAEDIKPTAHSLLGLPEFSWPGVYLPCCDRLAIEENPWVLRMTEAPAPAAALPSRTPEPSQAKPSLAQDPPSGVEGQVEERCLEQVQTMVVGEVLKDVDTACKLLNIASDPLDWSCVHVQKWLLWTEHLYRLPQVSTMFQELTGRDLCSMTEADFRQRSSQFGDMLYAHLDIWRSAAAMKERCPPEDSKSAADEDSWSDVMCNYPSQPIHLWQFLRELLLKPHNYSRCIRWLNKEKGIFKIEDSAHVARLWGIRKNRPAMNYDKLSRSIRQYYKKGIIRKPDVSRRLVYQFVNPV
- the LOC121613167 gene encoding SAM pointed domain-containing Ets transcription factor-like isoform X2, whose amino-acid sequence is MGSPGCTAPSPLHISHPHHSDTRTAWLDEAEDIKPTAHSLLGLPEFSWPGVYLPCCDRLAIEENPWVLRMTEAPAPAAALPSRTPEPSQAKPSLAQDPPSGVEGQVEERCLEQVQTMVVGEVLKDVDTACKLLNIASDPLDWSCVHVQKWLLWTEHLYRLPQVSTMFQELTGRDLCSMTEADFRQRSSQFGDMLYAHLDIWRSAAAMKERCPPEDSKSADEDSWSDVMCNYPSQPIHLWQFLRELLLKPHNYSRCIRWLNKEKGIFKIEDSAHVARLWGIRKNRPAMNYDKLSRSIRQYYKKGIIRKPDVSRRLVYQFVNPV